One part of the Lycium ferocissimum isolate CSIRO_LF1 chromosome 8, AGI_CSIRO_Lferr_CH_V1, whole genome shotgun sequence genome encodes these proteins:
- the LOC132066037 gene encoding uncharacterized protein LOC132066037 yields the protein MNFYTGGSSNNNDENSSSSSSSSLDLDDTIAEEQQVILQNIRMNNYMLQYLQEYQNNEVFRIGSVPGHLVINREREAADNNLFLDYFSDNPRYNDGMFRRRYRMSRNLFLRIVDAIKAHDMYFEQRANAMGRFGLSTVQKITVVFRMLAYGLPADATDEYVKIGESTAIESMKRFCRAIVEVFGQQYLRSPTANDVARLLHIGEQRGFPGMLAARSRDQFDARTSGFKGPGSSVLDPSLSSSEA from the exons ATGAATTTCTATACTGGAGGTTCTTctaataataatgatgaaaattcctcttcatcatcatcatcatctttagATTTAGATGATACTATTGCAGAAGAGCAGCAAGTAATCTTGCAAAATATTCGCATGAACAACTATATGTTGCAATATTTGCAAGAAtatcaaaataatgaagtttTCAGAATTGGCTCTGTTCCAGGTCATTTAGTAATCAATCGAGAACGTGAAGCAGCTGATAATAatttatttcttgattatttttCAGATAATCCACGCTATAATGATGGTATGTTTCGTCGTCGATATCGGATGTCCCGGAATTTGTTTCTTCGTATTGTTGATGCAattaaagctcatgatatgtaCTTCGAACAACGTGCTAATGCGATGGGTAGATTTGGTTTATCTACTGTACAAAAAATCACAGTTGTGTTTAGAATGTTGGCATACGGCTTGCCAGCGGATGCCACTGACGAATATGTGAAAATTGGAGAGTCAACTGCAATTGAAAGCATGAAGAGATTTTGTCGAGCTATCGTAGAGGTTTTTGGCCAGCAGTATCTGAGATCACCAACAGCTAACGATGTTGCAAGGCTTCTTCACATCGGTGAGCAACGTGGTTTTCCAGGAATGCTAG CTGCAAG GTCTAGGGACCAG TTTGATGCCAGAACCTCAGGATTCAAGGGACCAGGTTCCTCTGTGTTGGATCCGTCGCTATCTTCATCAGAGGCTTGA